The sequence AGAGAATGTCTGACGAACAGCAGTAAAAGATATCAAATCAGACACATTTCTTTCCTactattcaaccagctctagtagtaagttatatttttaacaatttatCAAATAGAAATTTGATGAACAATGTTATAATTAAGTAGAGTACAACCAGTACAGcactatttaatttaaattgctgGAATCACAGCTTGGAGAAGTGGCTTTGTGCACGTGTGATGGCACAGGTATGTTTCACCTTGACTAGCAAACCAGTCCTCTGACTTGTAGGAATTGAATATGTTTCAGTGATAGAGCCATCTAAGCCTAAATTATATTAGGCTGGATGAATAGGCAAAACTTAATTTAAAGGTGTAGAGGCCAAAACAGAACATGCAAATGTGACGTCTGAATACTTAGCCAAATATACCCTTCACTACTTCGTACATACCTCCCCCtgagagcctcctggctgctgtgaGAATGGGGAGGTGTCTTCATTACACTACCTTTCCCTTCATCTCGAATTTTTGGGCTCCCCTTTGAACTGCACTCCCTTCATAAATAGCTCTAGTGCCTGCTGCCGCTCAGAGTTCTCCTAAACAGCTATAGCATAAAGCCGGCCCAAAACTTTTGTTCCACTAATGCCCTCAGGGTTCCGAATGGCAGCAATGAAAGTGCTACAAGTCttaatttcactctgctgctgctgggccaaGTTCTGAAGAAGATCAGCACAGGCACTGGAGGTGCCTACAAGACCCAAAACCACGCAGTGGTGTCTATGGTCAGAAAGTTGTCTTCACAACAAGGAGaactagaaacattttttaaagaaagtttaaaGTTTTGCTGAAATTGATTGCTGAGTCCCACCTCCCACTCAGCACGAATAGTTTTGAGTCCTGCTACACAGCATGCCTAAACTATTTGAAAATAAAGTCTAAATGAAATTGGTATTTCTAATTCTCCAGCTGAAATGGAGGCTTTGCTGATGGGTAAGTTAATGACACTAGCTGTTTCCACACATTATatcagagaatttttcacttgaccagagctcaaagagccgggaagctACTTTCCATCCTGcttaaaaatactaaaaatgaTCATAGCAAGAATTTTTATATTGAACACATGAAAAGCTACTGAAGGTTTACGTGATGAGTTTGGCTGATGTTAACCCAAAAACAGTTTTACAGTCACTGGGCTAAGTGCACAACTTCAACTGAAGTCTACTTTGAGTTACAGCATCCATAAcggagatcagaatttggccctcagatCAGACTCACATACCACACATGACACTTCTCAGAAAGATGGCCACCGCCAGCTGGAGGCTCTGTAATGCCACTTGTAATTTCAAAGGTCATTTTCAAAATACAGTTTCACAGTTATATAGCAAAGAGTAGGTCCCCAAGTACATATAGCTATGACTATCCAAATGGAAAAGTGCAAGATGCTTCAAATTTACCCTGTATGAAAGCAATAAAGTGTGTGAAGCCACTGAGTGCTTCCAGTGAAACTAAACTAATATTATTTTGTGTGGCCTGTGACATTTATATATGAAGATGTAAAATCACGCAAGAATGAAATGGCAGAAAGTTGAAACTCACATTCTTAACTTGCGTAAACCAATGAGctaccagcggttctcaaactggagtccACAAACCCCTGGGGGTCAGTGAGTCATGTCCGAGGCCACTGACCCCAttgcaactcctccccctccctcccagtgcctcctgcacaccgcagaacagctgttcagcagtgtgcaggagacactgggagggagggggaggagaggggatggggcatgctcggagggaggaaagaggctgggaagaggaggggcaggggttgagCAGGGGCAGGAtaaggtggggccttggggcaaggggtggagacaaggtggggcctggggccgaaCAGGGGTTGAGCATCCcaggggaaaattagaagccggcTTGGAGCGCTGCGAAAATTTTTAACACAAAATGGGGGGTcttcaggttgctaaagtttgagaactgctgagctaGACAAACCTCTGCTTGTACTGAAAGTCTCATTTTAACTCCTTGAACACAAGCACCTCGTTTGCCTAAACATACTTGCTTTaatggaaaagaaaacatttcctaCCAACTACCCCGGCAACAAAGCAGACTTGTTCCAATTAACAGAATCCCTGTCCTCTTTACGTAGCCATTTGGTTTTACAAGTGTACGTGCACATCATTCACCCTATACCGTCTGCCCTAAATCTCTctccaaaatatgtttttaatgccAATAAAAATAACCGTATTACAGAAATATTCAGACTGTATTATACTCTATTTGTTGCAGCTTTTGTCAACACACTAGTTGTTTGTCAGGCCCTTCAACTTACTTTGGCTTTGAGGGATGGCTTTACACTATCCAGAGTGTCATCTTCCAAATAGGAAAGAAAACATCCTGTGACCCATATACTCAATACCAAAACACCATCACTCAGATTTTCAGATATATTTAAGGTTACATATGCATTATCATTTGATATAAATCTGTCGGGTGCAACATGGTTTACATCAGTCAGCATCAACTTTATCATATATAAACAGCGTTCCATGAATTTATAATATATACAAGAACGTTTAGTCTGGCATCACAGTGAAAAACGGCAACACTCTAACGCGGGAGGGGGAAACTAGCGCAAAGTTTATTAGCAATCAAAATATCACCTCCCTTCCTGCAAATCTTTACTCATACAATTAAGCCTCACACTTGTGTTGTCTCATTTGTTTCACTTTGACTACTCACATATCTAAGAACTATTCTTATGGATAAGTTAACAGTTTACAATATCAAGCTCTAAATGTTATTCTTCACTGTGTTATCCAACACTTTGTTAGTCACTAAGATAGAATCCTTTCCATATACAAATTGAAGTTTGGGTGCTGTCTGCTGATCGCTGGTCCCTCATTCAATAAATCTGATCTCATGGTAGAAATAATTTATCATCAATGTCTGAAAACTCGGACaacacatagaatatcagggttggaagggacctcaggaggtaactccctgctcaaagcaggaccaatccccagatccctaaatggccccctcaagaattaaactcacaaccctgggtttagcagaccaatgctcaaaccacaagTAGCGATATGCTTAATTACAAGCTTTTTCTGGAGGTCTGTATTGCAAGCGTCAGCAAGGTGATATAATAATTTCCTCGAACTGTGGCAACAATTCCATCTTGGACTCCAAAAGAACCTCTCCTTCCAACTCTACCATGCTACATCCACCACTAATTCAATTTTCCTCTATCAAATACTTTTTACACCCTAAACTCTTCAATAACTACTTACATAACGGTTGTTGCTAGAGTCCATGGGATTATCCATTATTACCACCAAGATAATTAAAGTAGAAGTACAAATGTTATATAGCTTATGAGGTACAACCTATTAAATAAAACtatatcagaaaaatgtgaattatgGATTTTCACTACAGTGTCAATTGGTGTTTTCCACAATACCATAGCTAAAAAACTCCTTTAATACCTGTACACTCAAGCAATCAAACTGGCCCAGAGGAGGAGACGGGATATGTCAAAGCACGTCACCTTTGGTCATGAGGAAATATGAACGCAGACCACAGCCTACATCCAGATCAGAAACGGTCACATTCCTTGAACAGAGTTGCTAGGTGTCCCAAATATTTCAGTTCACAATACTAACCAAACCAAGACAGGAGCTACTACACAACTCAACTATTGTTGCTTTTTTGTGCCACCATAGTCAGCATATTCTTTATAAAACCATAATTTCAAAGTCTTATCACTTGACCACAAAAATCTAACGCAGTGATAGTTAGTCTACAAGGTCTCAGCCAGTGCAAGAAACAAGAacttttaaatacaatttaaaataaacctgactTCACTGACAAAAGCAACCAGCTGTAATTTCAGATGCTCTGCTAAGCTCCTTGCCAGTCATTTTAAACATATAGCTGCCTCACTGTTGTACCAGGGTACCACAGATCTGACATTAATACACTATATCATGTAACACGTTGCATTACATAGGCACAACGTAAGCTAAGGGACGAATTGGGCTTGATTCTGAATTTCCAAGATTTTGACATTTTAAGGCTAGCCTCTAAGGTTACTTTTGCGTAGTTTGCAGTACATCTGGATTTATATTAATAGAATCCATGTTGCTTATCTGAGACTTTGACACCTTGTGGTCTCTGCAAAGgttgccaagaaaaaaaaattttggaaGTCAAAAGTATCAGGGCAACTCCCACATGGTAGATACGAGGAGGCAGACAAGAGCCCATTTTGACCTTGCAAAAATGGCAACCCCCAAGTTTTCCAAGTACAGTAGTTATTTCTAGACATGAAAAACACAGTCCTAGAGCTGAAACAGTTTCTACATATAAAGTTTCAAGAAATCAGAGTTGtcaatttctctctctgctgtAAGATTGGACAGCCAGCCCAGCACTCTATCTGGCTCATTTAGCTGCTCTATTTCCTTGCGAGATTTTACAATAATCAAActgcctgatttttaaaatagccaGAGCAGCTCATATGTTATTGCACTAGATGCTATAGGGTCCCTTCTGTAGGTACTGACATAGACATATATGCAAAATGGACCTCTCTCACACCAAAGCCTTGTTTATTTCACTTTGTTCGTAAACATCTTAAGACCCAGATATAGGCATTGCCCTTAACAATGGCCAATCTGATCTTGCCCTCTCCTGCAAGAAACTGACAAGATATTTGaaagctttgttttctttctcctcagtgattccctccctacccccaccccccccaagagGAAAAGATGGTGCACTGAGCCAAGTCTCTACAGTCTTATGTTGTTCTCCGCCTGGGTTCTCGGGAAGGGAGTATTATTTGTTACTGGTGGAAAGAAAACCCATGTGGCTGTTATTGGGGAAGGGAAGGCAATGTAGCCTAAGGCATGGAGAGTGAATAGTGGCATGGTAGGGGTGTAACCTGCTGCAAGGAGAACATTACATTGGGGGGAGAATGAAATTTGATGAGCAAGGAGGATTCTTTGTACATAGCGCTGGGCAGTGATCAGTAGTTATTCCAGAGTGGGACTGTAAGGGGCcaggtggggggaagagaaggagaggatTATCTTAGTCTGGGCAATAGGCTGGAGGAAGGTTATTACATTGTGCAGCGCAGCAAAGATTACTTAACACGGGAAGTTGATGGGGCAGATTTTGTTTCAGGGGATGAGGGGTCCTTAGATACAATTACCTGGAGAAGAGCTACCAGGAATACAACCTGGTGAAGGTGTCCACCACCCCAGCCAGGAAGGTGATGGGACAGCACCCCTTGACCCTTACTACCTCCCATCTCCACAGCTGGTACTTGACATAGGGCTGTGAAGAGCCAAGTACCTGTCTGTGAGATTGGGAAATAGCAATTACTCTGCCCTTGTCGGGGAAGTTACCTCTCAGACACCATCACCTGGTAATGCCCAGGGCATAACCAGCCTGTCCCCCAGGAGTCAGCCACACAAAAGTGGGCATCAAGCCCAAGAAGTCCTGGCCCCTGGGGAGTGGAACAGACCACCTACCAGGGAAGGAGGTGACAGCcctggggatgggtggggagaTCAGTGTGGGGTGGCCCCATGGGGTAAGTCCAGAGCAGTCTAGGAGAGAAAAGTCCCCTAGGGGTTCCAATCACAGAGGGAGAATCATtcagggggtgagggtgcagaGGGAAGGCCCCCTGGAGGTGCCAGTCCTGGGAGAGATCCGAGGAGTCCCAGCCCCGGGGGAGTGACAGCCCAGGGAGAGAAGGTCTCGCTAGTGTCAGTCCCATGGGGGTCTTGGAGAGAGGTTCTCCCGGGGAGATGGAGGTCCGTTGCCAGGATGTCAGTTTCATAGGGATTGGGCGCGGGGGGTCCAGTCtcaaggggcagtcagggacggGGAGGCGTCAGAACTGGGCGCAGGGGTccagtcccaggggggcagtccgaaTCGGGCGCGGGGAAGGGGCCCGGTCCCTGGGGGCAGTCCGGACCGGTGTTCGGGCCGGGGGGTGTCAGGACCGGGCGTGGGGAGGGGGTCCGGTCCCTGGGGGCAGTCCGGACCGGTGTCTGGGCCGGGGGTGTGTGTCAGGACGGGGCGCGGGGAGGGGGTCCGGTCCCTGGGGGCAGTCCGGACCGGTGTCCGGCCTGGGGGGGTGTCAGGACCGGGGAGTGGGTCCGGTCCCTGGGGGCAGTCCGGACCGGTgtccgggccgggggggtgtCAGGACCGGGCGCGGGGAGGGGGCCCGGTCCCTGGGGGCAGTCCGGACCGGTGTCCGGGCCGGGGGAGATCAGGACCGGGCGCGGGGAGGAGGTCCGGTCCCTGGGGGGGGTCCGGTCCCTGGGGGCAGTCCGGACCGGTGTCCGGGCCGGGGGAGATCAGGACCGGGCGCGGGGAGGGGGTCCGGTCCCTGGGAGGGGGTCCGGTCCCTGGGAGGGGGTCCGGACCGGTGTCTGGGCCGGGGGGGTGCCAGGACCGGGCGCGGGGAGGGGGTCCGGTCCCTGGGGGCAGTCCGGACCGGTGTCCGGGCCGGGGGAGATCAGGACCGGGCGCGGGGAGGGGGTCCGGTCCCTGGGGGGGGGTCCGGTCCCTGGGGGGGGGTCCGGACCGGTGTCTGGGCCGGGGGGGTGCCAGGACCGGGCGCGGGAAGGGGGTCCGGTCCCTGGGGGCAGTCCGGACCGGTGTCCGGGCCGGGGGAGATCAGGACCGGGCGCGGGGAGGGGGTCcggtccctggggggggggtccggtCCCTGGGAGGGGGTCCGGACCGGTGTCTGGGCCGGGGGGGTGCCAGGACCGGGCGCGGGAAGGGGGTCCGGTCCCTGGGAGGGGGTCCGGACCGGTGtccgggctggggggggtgccAGGACCGGGCGCGGGAAGGGGGTCCGGTCCCTGGGAGGGGGTCCGGACCGGTgtccgggccgggggggtgccaGGACCGGGCGCGGGGAGGGGGTCCGGTCCCGGTACCTGGTGCAGCGCTGTCAGCCCGTCCACGTTGGCCGTGTTGATGCGGGCGCCGCGGGCCAGCAGGCGCTTCACCTCCTCGGCGTCCCCGCTGGAGCAGGCGGCCAGGAACACGGCGCCCTCTTCGAAGCGGACGCGGGGGGCCCCCCCGCCACGGTGCCGGCCCCGGGCGCCCACCGGCTCCAGCTCGGTCAGCGAGCCCTTCCAGCGCCGCAGCTGCTCGGCCCGCCGCAGCCGCGCCGACTCGGCCCGCTTCACCCCCAGGTGCCCCGGCTCCGACATCGCCGCCGCACTGAGGAGCAGGGACCGCAGCCAGCTTCACCCCGGAGGAGAGCGCAGCGCCCCCGGCGCCATGTTTACTACTCCTCGGCCGCACCGCGCAGGCGCCGCTGCCCGGAAGCACCATGGGCCACGTAGTTCCCCCAGGCCCTCCGACGCCGGCCCTGCgcggactacaactcccagactCCTCCGCGCCCAGGAGCCGCGCCTGTCCTTTCCGCCCGGTCGCGCACAGCCCCCTtcggactacaactcccagactTCCAAGCGGAAAGAGCAGCGAGACTTCAGCCTCCGGAACTGGAAGCACTTTCCCTTTCTTGCGGGCTGGGCAGCTGCATCACttccgccttcctctgcagcccctgTTGAATCCAGTCCCCCCGCAGTAATTCACGACCCACAGCCCAGCGGGGGATATACAGTCAATCACTTTCCCCAGCGTTGGGCCTGGGGAAAGCCAGGTCCCAGGCATGCAAAGTTGAGGCTGTTCCAAACATGGGGCTTTAGGCTGGCTAACAGCCCCTCGTGCCAAGGGTTGTCCCTTGTTTCTGCATCTCTGTACAGCAAGAtcaggagttgctgagtgctgcaaaaagcagcaagaaataccctGTAAATGCAGGTGAGTACTGCGTATTATTGCTACTAATGATGATGACAGTGCTAATATCTGGAGgaggggtagggcaggggtgctAAGAAAACTGCCCCATATTTTTGCACTACAACATTAGCAGCCCTAGGCGTCTGTTACACCATGGCATCGTATTTTGCCTCCTGGGGGTGTCTTGTCGAAACAGTCCCCAATTGTGGATTTTCTAAGTGCAATtcaaagaaatagattttaaaatgtatgtaaaaaaaaCCATCTGTTAAGGCTGCACAGTTAGGCCTTGAGCCTGCAAACACGTCCACACAGATGGCACTTTAAGCACATTACTGGGCCCACTGAAATTTGTGGGATTAGGGCCTAAAGCATTCAAAAGGCCGGAAGTGTCGATGCCAAACTGCAAATGCTTGCCTAACTTTacatgagtggtcccattgaaactaatggatatattcacatgcttaaagataagcatgtgtataactatttgcaggatcagtgcctaaaGGCGCACATACaaacttcctctgcctcctcataAGTGTGCATCATGATCCAGTTTTTAATTACTCAATAATGAATTGTAATAACTTAATATAACATGTTCTttctttttgtcttctgtttGATCAGTAGGAACATTTGATTGAAAGGAGGAACTTCATTGTTTAGAAATTAACCCACTCATGCACCTTATTCCGAATTCAGTACACTCCCTTTGATACATCACATCTGTTTGTAGTGGGAATATTTTTAAGGTTACAAACTGAGAAAGAAGGAGCAGCAGATTAATTTTTAAGTAACAAAGTTCCTATTTtcatgaacaacaacaacaagtagagacggaaaaaaagaaaacagaacataTTCGATCAGAGCTGAATTGtttcaaaacagaatatttttcagttttccattagGAGTCTGTGACTACATTTTATTCAATAGTTTCAGTATGTTTCTGTTACATATACAATAGAACCTCGCCGacacgaacaccagagttacaaactaacTTGTCAACTGgtccacacacctcatttggaaccggaattacacaatcaggcagcaccagaggggggggggaaagcaaatACTGTGTGACTAAACAAAATGGCAAGCAGTAGGAAGCGCAAACGTGTCACACTTTCAATTGACACAAAactagaaatattaaaaaaactcGACAGTGGTGTTAGCCTCAGCAACATAGCAGTAGAATATGGTATCGGGAAATCAACCATCACCGATATTCGGAAAAGCCaggaaaaaataaagcaatttgCAAAAGAAGCCAAAGACAATGGAACAGTAAAAACCAGGTGTATTGTACGCAAAGCTGCTGATGATGCTTTTGATAAGGCAATGCATCTGTGGTTTGCACAAGAGAGATCAAAAGGCACTCCTATAAGTGGTGTCATGGTTACTGAGAAGGCAAAGTTACTCTACCGAGAAATGTATCCAGACAAAGGTGAGAACCATTTTAAAGCAAGCACAGGGTGGCTTTGTCGGTTCAAAAATCGGCATGGAATACGGCAGTTGAGGATGCAAGAAGAGTTTCTAACAAGTGACTGGAATGCTGCAggtgtatttaaaaacattttcaaatcatttATTGAACAGCACGAACTTACCCGGGACCAAGTGTTTAACTGCGACGAGACGGGCTTGTATTGGCGCCTGCTTCCAAACAAGACTCTGGCAGACAATTCAGAAAAACAGGCAAAGAATTTCAAATCCAGTAAAGATCGGGTCACGCTGATGGCTACTGCTAATGCAAGCGGGGATTTCCGTCTCCCATTGGTGTTCATTCATAAAAAGGCGAAACCTTGCTGCTTTGCAAACGTCACTATGTCAGCTCTACCTGTCCATTACTACAGCCAGCGCTGTGCTTGGATGGATAAAGGCAttttctccgactggttttttaaACACTTTGTTCCACTTGTGAAAGACTACCTTACCTCAAAATCGTTACCTATCCGAGCTGTGCTACTGATGGACAATGCTCCATCTCATCCTGCCATTGAAAATCTATTGACAGAAGATGGAAGCATTCGTTGTTTGTTTTTGCCACGAAATGTCACCAGCCTCATTCAGCCAATGGACCGAAGCATTCTGGAAAACATGAAATGTCGATACAAGCGAAACCTCTTACAGCGATTATTACTGGGATCAATGCAATTTGAATCTTACACAGATTTTTGTAAACAGCTGACAATCAAAGATGCTGTCTACATGTGTGCCGAATCCTGGAGTGAGATTAGCTCTGAGTCTTTGAGACACTCATGGAATACACTTTGGCGGTGTATTGATAACACTGAACCAGATAATTTGGAAAACAATGAGCCGATGGAAATAAATCAACTAGATTTTTCGGAAGAGCGACAGCTTTTGGATATCACCACGGAGGAACAGGAGGAATGGCTAAACGCAGATAAACATGAGAACGGGCACCCTATTCTTAGCGACCATGAGATAATTGAATTGGTACGAGAAACAGCACAACCGGACAGTGACAGCGACAAGGAGGGGGAGAACGCCAAGAAGATCCCACACATGCAAGCAGAAGAGTGCTTCACTGCCTGTCTTCAATGGCTTGAACAACAGCCTGAAGCCACACCGATTAACCTAATGATGCTTCACAAGCTACGCACCTTGGCAGCAAAAAAGCTTGTTAGCAACCTCAAGCAAAGTACCATTAAAGATTTTTTCAAGTCTACATAGTTTATGCTGTAAAGTTAAGCAGGAAAGTTAAGtttggatactttttttttttaaattgtcattaTAAAGACTAGTGTCGGTACGTTTTGCGGTAGCATTTTTTTAGTGCTATTTGAATGGACTTTTAAATTGGTGGGCCTTTATGTTGGCTTTTTTATTTCATGGATAACTAACACtaaaaaagaagcaagagaaattACTTAAAATTGAAATATAGTACcatgttaaacgtaaactactaaaaaaaaagggaaagtttaaaaaaaaaaagatttgacaaggtaaggaaactgtttctgtgcttgtttcatttaaattaagatggttaaaagcagcattttttcttctgcacagtaaagtttcaaagctgtattaagtcgatgttcagttgtaaacttttgaaagaacaaccataatgttttgttcagagttatgaacattttagAGTTCAGAAGAACCTCCATTCagaaggtgtttgtaactctgaggttctactgttttGTACATTATGAGCTCCCTCTGGTGGCCAGAATTGGCATTTAACTTCCCTGTTACATATCTATTTGACCAACAATCACTTTGCAGAGCCTATGGGGGTGTGAGCCTACCAGATGCTTAGCGTtctggcctgatccagcaaaacacttaagcacatcctTAACTTTAAACATAGGGGGGgtaggcccattgatttcagtctaTTGTGCAGGATCAAACTCTTGTTGAACAATGGAGCTAACTACTCATGGTAATAAGCATTATGCTTCGTGTTAAGTGTTTCCAGTTTCAGACCTTTCACGGGATGACTTTGATATAGGAGAGAGACCATGGTTTTAaatcttgttttattaaaattcaCTCTCCTGGTTGTCAGTGGTTCCCACATCTGTTGCCTCTTAGTTGTTTTCTTATCTCTGTTTGCAAAAATCTCTATAATTCTGCAGTAATTGTGTTTTCAAAAAGGACTTTGGCTGtcagtgtgacagatatggcagttTCCTTAAATATCCTGGTCCAGCCTTATTGAAtgaagttaaaccttattgaattaacaTTCAGTATCTTAGGagttcattatattaaaaatgcaaatgtgtatGTAAAATTGTGGGATTGTATAGAACATCTCTAGGGAGGAAACATGGTTAAACGTTTACCCTAGGAAATGTTATGAGCGTCAAAGGATTCTTTGAAACAATGTCCTAGACAAACAAATTTAAGTGGGATTCGTAGGAAATATTTGGGAAAAGGTGAAGGCAACTTCGCACCTCTGGACCCAACCTTTGACACTGTGCTTTGAGGAAAAAAGTAAAGCGGACTTGCTTAGGCGGTCTGAGTTttctggggaattcacagtgtagacAGGGGGCTGCCCAGCCTGGaaagtcatagattccaagcccaaaaggggccattgtgatctgctagtccagtggttctcacaGCAAATTTTTTGGTgtcctcagagtgcagccaccaactcttgctggtggttGCTCTGatcatttttcctaaaatacttaattaactttaggaaaaacaaataaatatgcacatatacacatccaaatcattggaatttatttatatagggtggttgtttttttttttttgcagactcaataataaaaataatggacagttgtgtctattctttactggacctaaacagaatagaaacacaaataaggtgtttgcatgttcttgtcttttttgttgttgttatttcttttgttttggttgctttttttttaagacttgctagctagtaagtctgctgctgtgaaaagtgatacttgtatatTAATATCATTTTTGACAGTCTCCAAGCTAGGTTCTAAGTcttgtagccaatgattttagtttattgttaATTTATTATGTGATATTATGA is a genomic window of Malaclemys terrapin pileata isolate rMalTer1 chromosome 4, rMalTer1.hap1, whole genome shotgun sequence containing:
- the LOC128835830 gene encoding jerky protein homolog-like encodes the protein MASSRKRKRVTLSIDTKLEILKKLDSGVSLSNIAVEYGIGKSTITDIRKSQEKIKQFAKEAKDNGTVKTRCIVRKAADDAFDKAMHLWFAQERSKGTPISGVMVTEKAKLLYREMYPDKGENHFKASTGWLCRFKNRHGIRQLRMQEEFLTSDWNAAGVFKNIFKSFIEQHELTRDQVFNCDETGLYWRLLPNKTLADNSEKQAKNFKSSKDRVTLMATANASGDFRLPLVFIHKKAKPCCFANVTMSALPVHYYSQRCAWMDKGIFSDWFFKHFVPLVKDYLTSKSLPIRAVLLMDNAPSHPAIENLLTEDGSIRCLFLPRNVTSLIQPMDRSILENMKCRYKRNLLQRLLLGSMQFESYTDFCKQLTIKDAVYMCAESWSEISSESLRHSWNTLWRCIDNTEPDNLENNEPMEINQLDFSEERQLLDITTEEQEEWLNADKHENGHPILSDHEIIELVRETAQPDSDSDKEGENAKKIPHMQAEECFTACLQWLEQQPEATPINLMMLHKLRTLAAKKLVSNLKQSTIKDFFKST